In the genome of Bacillota bacterium, the window GCGCTACTTTCGCCTGCGAGGTGGGTCGGCTCCCCTTGAAGTCAAACAGATCCAGGACCAGATGCGTCTCGCAGTGGACCGGGTTATGGGCGAAGGTTCCTTATATGCACCTTTTCATGCAGCCCTGGCCCTGAAACAGGCCGAAGGAGATACCATAGAGGCATCTTTTCTCCTGCGGGCTTACCGGTCCACGTTGCCCAGGATTGGTTATTCCCTCGTCGCGGATACCAGGGAAATGGCAGTAATACGGCGTATATCGGCGGCTTTCAAAGATATACCCGGCGGTCAGATCCTTGGCCCTACCCGGGACTACAGTCTGCGGTTGCTGGACTTTCAGCTGGCAGAGGAAAGTCTAACCCATATCAGGGAGTTCATGGGTAAATTTATTCCCGGGGCGATAAGGGGCGAGAAAGGGGGAATGGGAGATGTGCTGCCATCTTTCCCTAAAGTGGTGGACATGCTGCGGGCCGAGGGACTTCTGGAGACTCCCAACAAGACGGAGGAAGCAGAGGAAATAATAGACATTACCCGGCAGCCTCTCACATTCCCGGCTCCCCGGGCAGCCAGGATGCAAGTTATGGCCAGGGGAGAAACGGGGGGGTTGATGGCCTTAGCCTACAGCAGTATGCGGGGTTACGGCAATATTCACCCTACCCTGGGGGAACTGCGGGTGGGATATGTTCCGCTGCGCGTGCATCACAGGACCCGCCCAGATGAAGTGGTGACTGTGGGACGGGTACTGGTAACGGAAGCAGAGGTCATTGCCCGGATGGATGCCGGGGAGGATGGTATTCCCCGCTTTACGCTGGGCTATGGCCTTTGCTTTGGACATAACGAAATAAAGGCTATTTCCATGGCTGTACTGGACCGTACCATGCGCACTGGTTCCAAAGAAGCGCCGGCAGAGGACGAAGAGTTCGTTCTCTATCATATAGACGGCATTGAGGCTTCTGGCTTCACCGCACACTGGAAGTTACCCCACTATGTTACTTTCCAGTCGGTTTTGGATCGGCTACGCCGGGCACAGCTGGTGGGGCGCAATGAGGAGGGTTCGCAGTGATGCGGGAGAAAAAAGTGCAGTCAGGGTATAATTTTGCTTTCCTGGATGAACAAAGCAAAAAAGAAATCCGGCGGCGCATGTTGAAAGCGGTTGCCATTCCGGGTTACCAGGTACCCTTTGCTTCCCGGGAATTACCAATCGCCCGGGGGTGGGGTACCGGTGGCTTGCAGCTGACTATGTCCCTGATTGGCCCGGAGGATATCTTGAAGGTGATTGATCAAGGTTCCGACGATGTGGTTAACGCCGTAAATATTCGTAAGCTTTTGGTGCTTACCACCGGGGTGCGCACGACGGAGGATACCCGTGAAGCCACACTGATCCAGACCCGGCACCGCATTCCAGAAGAACCGCTGGAGGACTGGCAGATTCTAGTGTTTCAAGTTCCTTACCCGGAACCCCTGCGCCGGGTGGAGCCCAGTGAAGTGAAGACCCGGGAGATGCATGCGGAAGCTGACTACAGCCGCCTGTGGGTTTACCTGTACGAGGATATCGTGCGCTGGGGTGAGATCACCATTGGTGCGCAGTATCCCGTTATGGTGAACGGCCGTTACGTGATGGATCCATCTCCCATCCCCCGCTGGGACGTACCGCGTTTGAATATGGCTGAGACCCTTTACCTTTTTGGGGCCGGGCGGGAAAAGCGTATTTACGCCGTGCCGCCCCATACACGGGTGGAACCACTGCAGTTTACTGATTATCCTTTCCGGGTGGAGGATTTTAGATGCAAGCAATGCGCCCTGTGCGGCAGTGTAGATACTTACCTGGATGAAATAATTGACGATACTACCGGTGCCCGGCGTTACATTTGTTCCGACACTGCATACTGCGCCAAACGGCGGCGGCTGAAGGAGGAAGCAGGCGAAAATGCCTAATGAAGAACCTTTGCTCAAGGTGCGGGGACTGACCCGCATTTTCGGCAGCGGGTGCAGTAAATGTACGATTTGCACCGGCCCCATGGCTGGAACCAATATTTGTTCTCAATGTCGTTCTATAGTAGCCTGTGCCGATGTTTCCTTTGACCTTTATGCGGGTGAAATTCTGGGAGTGGTGGGAGAAAGCGGTTCAGGCAAGAGCACCCTGGTACAGTGTCTTTACTTTGACATTCCCGCTACTGCCGGGGAAGCTTGTTTCAAGCCTTACAAAGACGGCAAGGTGAACATGCTTGCCTGCAGCGCTCAGGAAAAACGCTACATTCGTCATCACCTGATGGGGATGGTTTACCAGAATCCCCACCTGGGATTGAAGCTGGATTTTACCGCCGGAGGGAATATTGCCGAAAAACTCCTTACAGCCGGCATTTACCACGTAGGCCAGATCCGCCGGCGGGCGGCGGAATTGTTGCTGCGTACTGAAGTGCCCCTGGAGCGCATGGATCACCTGCCGCGTTTTTTTAGCGGCGGCATGCAGCAGCGGGTGCAGATCGCCAAGGCTTTGGCCAATAACCCGCCGCTGGTTTTCCTGGATGAAGTGACTACCGGTTTGGATGTTTCGGTGCAGGCCCGGGTGCTGGATCTGATTAAAAAGCTTCAAAGAGAACTGGGGTTAACCATGATTGTAATTTCCCATGACCTGGGGGTTATACGCTTGCTGACCAACCGTACGCTGGTGATGAAAACCGGCCGGGTGGTGGAAACGGGACTTACAGACCAGATCCTTGAGGATCCCCAGCATCCCTACACCCAGTTGCTGGTAAGCTCGATGCTTTAGTTTTTATCAAGACAATTACCGGTAAATTATAATTCGCAGGGGAGATATGAGGTGACTGAGATACTTCGAGTTTTGAGGTTGACGAAAATTTTTAAACTGCATCTCCTGGGAGGCAAGGAGGTTGTTGGATGCAAGGATATTTCCTTCAACCTTGGGGCCGGAGAAGTATTGGGCATTCAGGGGCCGAGTGGGGCGGGTAAATCAACGGTGTTGAAATGTATTTACCGATCATATGTGGCCTCTACAGGTCAGGTCTTCTACCGGTCAATTAATGGAGTGATTGACCTGTTACAGGCACAGGAGAGGGATATTCTGGAACTGCGGCGGCAGGAAATCGGATATGTATCCCAGTTCTTGCGGGTGGTACCGCGCGTTTCGGCCCTGCAAGTGGTGGCCGAAGGATTACTGCTGCAGGGCCGGGAAGAGTCCAGCGCTTTGAGGGATGCCGGACGCCTTTTAACGTATCTCGGTATACCCAGGGAACTTTGGGATGCTTCACCTGCCACCTATAGCGGTGGCCAGCAGCAACGCGTTAATGTAGCCCGGGCTGTGGTTACTCGCCCCCGCCTGCTACTTTTGGACGAACCCACCGCTTCCCTGGATGAACAATCCAAACGGCGGGTGAATGATTTAATCCTGGATTTAAAGCGAAGCGGTACTGCCATCCTGATGGTTTCCCATGACCGGGAAAGCCTGGAGCAGGTGGCAGATAGAATGCTATTCCTCGATAATGTAAGCGAAAACCAATCTGGGGAGGGGAATAGGCTTGCCTTCAAGGTTGCTCATCACTAATGTACGGGTTGTTCTGCCCTACCGGCTGCTTGAGCCGGGCTACGTATATGTGGAGGATGGTTGCATCGCAGAGGTTGGGGAAGGAACAACCACCGGTGGTTCCGGTTTAACTGAGTTTGACGGGGCCGGTGCCTATCTCCTGCCAGGTCTGGTGGACATACATAGCGATGCCGTGGAAAAGGAGATTCAGCCTCGACCCAATGTTACCTTTCCCATAGGGCCGGCTTGTGGCGAACTGGAAAGAAAGCTGGCCGCCAGTGGAATAACTACCATCTTCCATTCTATCTCTTTCTCGGCTGGAGAAGGTGTTCGGTCCAATGACCTGGCGGCAACAATTGCCCGC includes:
- a CDS encoding carbon-phosphorus lyase complex subunit PhnI, which codes for MGYVPIKGGKAAIEAAEELVRYFRLRGGSAPLEVKQIQDQMRLAVDRVMGEGSLYAPFHAALALKQAEGDTIEASFLLRAYRSTLPRIGYSLVADTREMAVIRRISAAFKDIPGGQILGPTRDYSLRLLDFQLAEESLTHIREFMGKFIPGAIRGEKGGMGDVLPSFPKVVDMLRAEGLLETPNKTEEAEEIIDITRQPLTFPAPRAARMQVMARGETGGLMALAYSSMRGYGNIHPTLGELRVGYVPLRVHHRTRPDEVVTVGRVLVTEAEVIARMDAGEDGIPRFTLGYGLCFGHNEIKAISMAVLDRTMRTGSKEAPAEDEEFVLYHIDGIEASGFTAHWKLPHYVTFQSVLDRLRRAQLVGRNEEGSQ
- a CDS encoding ATP-binding cassette domain-containing protein, with product MTEILRVLRLTKIFKLHLLGGKEVVGCKDISFNLGAGEVLGIQGPSGAGKSTVLKCIYRSYVASTGQVFYRSINGVIDLLQAQERDILELRRQEIGYVSQFLRVVPRVSALQVVAEGLLLQGREESSALRDAGRLLTYLGIPRELWDASPATYSGGQQQRVNVARAVVTRPRLLLLDEPTASLDEQSKRRVNDLILDLKRSGTAILMVSHDRESLEQVADRMLFLDNVSENQSGEGNRLAFKVAHH
- a CDS encoding alpha-D-ribose 1-methylphosphonate 5-phosphate C-P-lyase PhnJ; amino-acid sequence: MQSGYNFAFLDEQSKKEIRRRMLKAVAIPGYQVPFASRELPIARGWGTGGLQLTMSLIGPEDILKVIDQGSDDVVNAVNIRKLLVLTTGVRTTEDTREATLIQTRHRIPEEPLEDWQILVFQVPYPEPLRRVEPSEVKTREMHAEADYSRLWVYLYEDIVRWGEITIGAQYPVMVNGRYVMDPSPIPRWDVPRLNMAETLYLFGAGREKRIYAVPPHTRVEPLQFTDYPFRVEDFRCKQCALCGSVDTYLDEIIDDTTGARRYICSDTAYCAKRRRLKEEAGENA
- a CDS encoding ATP-binding cassette domain-containing protein: MPNEEPLLKVRGLTRIFGSGCSKCTICTGPMAGTNICSQCRSIVACADVSFDLYAGEILGVVGESGSGKSTLVQCLYFDIPATAGEACFKPYKDGKVNMLACSAQEKRYIRHHLMGMVYQNPHLGLKLDFTAGGNIAEKLLTAGIYHVGQIRRRAAELLLRTEVPLERMDHLPRFFSGGMQQRVQIAKALANNPPLVFLDEVTTGLDVSVQARVLDLIKKLQRELGLTMIVISHDLGVIRLLTNRTLVMKTGRVVETGLTDQILEDPQHPYTQLLVSSML